In Corylus avellana chromosome ca2, CavTom2PMs-1.0, the following proteins share a genomic window:
- the LOC132172602 gene encoding uncharacterized protein LOC132172602, giving the protein MSLTPSRTPVQNCESEYSWLESLPPELLDEILCHLRHSQLSDVSHISERITNAVEIAKRSHFNYTTPTRSPVATASAEHLSPSTPPAPNRGGRPPGSRLDLSELSPAKPFALYQTISETQSEAWLESLPMDLLVEIFCHLHHDQLSDVSHVSEKTKKAVEIAREHHFNYTTPRRSDRVSTCTPPAEEHLALQRNPITPPAPIRLRLPPGSRLDFSGNRGGGPNG; this is encoded by the exons ATGTCGTTGACTCCGAGTAGAACTCCAGTTCAAAACTGTGAGTCGGAGTACTCATGGCTTGAGTCGCTTCCACCGGAGTTGCTG GATGAAATACTTTGCCACTTGCGTCACAGCCAACTGAGTGATGTTTCTCATATTTCTGAAAGAATTACAAATGCC GTTGAGATTGCAAAGCGTTCCCACTTTAATTATACAACTCCCACTCGTTCTCCTGTGGCCACAGCGTCGGCAGAACATTTAAG CCCAAGTACCCCACCAGCACCAAATAGGGGTGGTCGTCCTCCAGGTTCTCGTCTTGATTTGTCTGAGCTGTCCCCAGCCAAACCCTTTGCTCTTTATCAAACAATATCGGAGACACAGTCAGAGGCATGGCTCGAGTCGCTTCCAATGGATTTGCTG GTCGAAATATTTTGCCACTTGCACCACGACCAACTGAGTGATGTTTCTCATGTTtctgaaaaaactaaaaaagct GTTGAGATTGCAAGGGAACACCACTTTAATTACACAACTCCGCGTCGCTCTGATCGTGTGAGCACATGTACACCGCCGGCAGAAGAACACTTGGCTCTTCAAaggaa CCCAATTACCCCACCAGCACCCATTAGGCTTCGTCTTCCTCCAGGTTCTCGTCTCGATTTCTCTGGTAATCGTGGTGGAGGGCCCAACGGCTAG
- the LOC132171515 gene encoding uncharacterized protein LOC132171515 isoform X1, with amino-acid sequence MSSPVSSEKKKRVPGTPKTPQDEDSQLKSRRKSVPRDMQQVCGQDEPAKKSPSDFKTLDRSRQNTPATDNSPLDSKRSGSFTPKTPVASLRDHGPLTRRQSICEKELPRKALFPGPEAESPCESSSKYKTPDLSHQKMSRGPMTIPATEYRPLDSTSDGKAIKAPSTHPQEAPRKSHRSRSRLLNNPEADMVMQPRSLFQEPALPESPCESSNSNRARSIHQRELHKGGEF; translated from the exons ATGTCGTCCCCCGTGAGttcagaaaagaagaaaagggttCCCGGAACACCAAAGACACCTCAAGATGAGGATTCTCAGTTGAAGTCACGGCGTAAGTCGGTTCCCAGGGACATGCAGCAG GTGTGTGGACAGGATGAGCCTGCAAAGAAATCCCCCTCAGATTTTAAAACGCTGGATCGCTCTCGACAGAACACGCCGGCAACGGACAACTCGCCTCTTGACAG CAAGAGAAGTGGGAGTTTTACTCCAAAAACCCCAGTAGCATCATTGCGTGATCATGGGCCACTTACTCGCCGCCAGTCCATTTGTGAGAAGGAGCTGCCACGTAAAGCTCTATTCCCAGGACCAGAGGCAGAGTCCCCATGCGAATCCTCCTCTAAATATAAAACTCCAGATCTGTCTCATCAGAAGATGTCAAGAGGACCCATGACCATACCAGCAACGGAATACAGGCCTCTTGATAG CACAAGCGATGGGAAGGCTATCAAGGCGCCAAGCACACATCCCCAAGAGGCACCAAGGAAGAGCCATCGCTCTCGTAGTCGTCTGCTCAATAACCCTGAGGCTGACATGGTGATGCAACCCAGATCTCTATTCCAAGAGCCTGCTTTACCAGAGTCCCCATGCGAATCCTCGAATTCCAATCGAGCTCGATCTATCCATCAGCGTGAGTTACACAAGGGCGGAGAATTTTAA
- the LOC132171515 gene encoding uncharacterized protein LOC132171515 isoform X2 gives MSSPVSSEKKKRVPGTPKTPQDEDSQLKSRRKSVPRDMQQDEPAKKSPSDFKTLDRSRQNTPATDNSPLDSKRSGSFTPKTPVASLRDHGPLTRRQSICEKELPRKALFPGPEAESPCESSSKYKTPDLSHQKMSRGPMTIPATEYRPLDSTSDGKAIKAPSTHPQEAPRKSHRSRSRLLNNPEADMVMQPRSLFQEPALPESPCESSNSNRARSIHQRELHKGGEF, from the exons ATGTCGTCCCCCGTGAGttcagaaaagaagaaaagggttCCCGGAACACCAAAGACACCTCAAGATGAGGATTCTCAGTTGAAGTCACGGCGTAAGTCGGTTCCCAGGGACATGCAGCAG GATGAGCCTGCAAAGAAATCCCCCTCAGATTTTAAAACGCTGGATCGCTCTCGACAGAACACGCCGGCAACGGACAACTCGCCTCTTGACAG CAAGAGAAGTGGGAGTTTTACTCCAAAAACCCCAGTAGCATCATTGCGTGATCATGGGCCACTTACTCGCCGCCAGTCCATTTGTGAGAAGGAGCTGCCACGTAAAGCTCTATTCCCAGGACCAGAGGCAGAGTCCCCATGCGAATCCTCCTCTAAATATAAAACTCCAGATCTGTCTCATCAGAAGATGTCAAGAGGACCCATGACCATACCAGCAACGGAATACAGGCCTCTTGATAG CACAAGCGATGGGAAGGCTATCAAGGCGCCAAGCACACATCCCCAAGAGGCACCAAGGAAGAGCCATCGCTCTCGTAGTCGTCTGCTCAATAACCCTGAGGCTGACATGGTGATGCAACCCAGATCTCTATTCCAAGAGCCTGCTTTACCAGAGTCCCCATGCGAATCCTCGAATTCCAATCGAGCTCGATCTATCCATCAGCGTGAGTTACACAAGGGCGGAGAATTTTAA
- the LOC132173067 gene encoding F-box protein At4g35930-like — MGIDRPLTEASGTIFRNCFRCSNNVPTPKRPPIQGYMSDSRLESLPMDLLVKIICNLHHDQLRAVLHVSKTISHAVVLARQSHFNYITPNRSHAATPPTDHLPCMGDGKGILKACPHTPPAPRKGSRLRSRLNFSDQALSYEDELCQAVARNKLR, encoded by the exons ATGGGAATTGACCGACCTTTAACTGAGGCTTCGGGaacaattttt AGAAACTGTTTCCGGTGTTCCAACAATGTCCCGACTCCGAAGAGACCTCCAATTCAAGGCTACATGTCGGACTCACGCCTCGAGTCGCTTCCAATGGATTTGctg GTTAAAATAATTTGCAACTTGCACCACGACCAACTGAGGGCTGTTCTTCATGTTTCTAAAACAATTAGCCATGCT GTTGTGCTTGCACGGCAATCCCACTTTAATTATATAACTCCGAATCGCTCTCATGCGGCCACACCACCGACAGATCACTTGC CATGCATGGGAGATGGAAAGGGAATTTTGAAGGCATGCCCACATACCCCACCAGCACCAAGGAAAGGTAGTCGGCTACGTTCTCGTCTCAATTTCTCTGATCAAGCTCTATCCTATGAAGATGAGTTATGCCAGGCTGTTGCTCGGAATAAACTTCGTTGA
- the LOC132171516 gene encoding uncharacterized protein LOC132171516 yields MSSPVNSGKKKGVPGTPKTPRDLGSQSQSRRKSVPREMLQVCGQDEPAKESPLSDFKTPDRSRQNTPATENSPLDGKRSGNFTPKTPEAPLRDHGPFTRRSIYEKELPRKALFQGPGSPCEFSSEYKTPDLSHQKMSLDSTSDGKPITAPSTHPQEAPRKSRRSHSRLLNNPEMPLQPSSLFQ; encoded by the exons ATGTCGTCCCCCGTAAATTCAGGAAAGAAGAAAGGGGTTCCCGGAACACCAAAGACACCTCGAGATCTAGGTTCTCAGTCGCAGTCACGGCGTAAGTCGGTTCCCAGAGAAATGCTGCAG GTGTGTGGACAGGATGAGCCTGCAAAGGAATCCCCATTATCAGATTTTAAAACGCCGGATCGCTCTCGACAGAACACGCCGGCGACGGAAAACTCGCCTCTTGATGG CAAGAGAAGTGGGAATTTTACTCCAAAAACCCCAGAAGCACCATTGCGTGATCATGGGCCATTTACTCGCCGGTCCATTTATGAGAAGGAACTGCCACGTAAAGCTCTATTCCAAGGACCAGGGTCCCCATGCGAATTCTCCTCTGAATATAAAACTCCAGATCTGTCTCATCAGAAAATGTCTCTTGATAG CACAAGCGATGGGAAGCCTATTACGGCACCAAGCACACATCCCCAAGAGGCACCAAGGAAGAGCCGTCGCTCTCATAGTCGTCTGCTCAATAACCCCGAGATGCCGCTGCAACCCAGTTCTCTATTCCAATAG
- the LOC132172519 gene encoding F-box protein At4g35930-like, with amino-acid sequence MSRARSESRGLESLPMVLLVKIVCHLPHDQLKPVFHVSKRIREAVQTAKQTHFNYTTPPRRSGRVSTPPAARQHQVVVGHVLVSISPISP; translated from the exons ATGTCCCGGGCACGGTCGGAGTCACGCGGGCTAGAGTCGCTTCCGATGGTGTTGCTG GTTAAAATAGTTTGCCACTTGCCCCACGACCAACTGAAGCCTGTTTTTCATGtttctaaaagaattagagAAGCT GTTCAGACTGCAAAGCAAACCCACTTCAACTATACAACTCCGCCGCGTCGGTCCGGTCGTGTGAGCACACCGCCGGCGGCGCGCCAGCACCAAGTCGTCGTGGGCCACGTTCTCGTCTCAATTTCTCCGATCAGCCCCTGA